In Microbacterium sp. 1.5R, the following are encoded in one genomic region:
- a CDS encoding methyltransferase domain-containing protein, producing MRHDLSTRATEARELMDDPHADIGMLERTYRRFRLVNALVSRPRLLYRQDILPRARRGPIRILDIGAGGGDVCRMIAARARRAGLEVEITALDADERAIRWAAEHDGGAGIAYRCAFSSDLVAEGEQFDVVFSNHVLHHLTGAELDGLLRDSEALVGSGGVVVHRDIARTRLAYVLYDVATRILAGTLFRGSFIREDGLISIRRSYTRGELAALVPSGWTVHFGLPSRLELRRRADAVS from the coding sequence GTGAGACACGACCTCTCGACACGCGCCACCGAGGCGCGCGAGCTCATGGACGACCCGCATGCGGACATCGGGATGCTGGAGCGCACCTACCGGCGCTTCCGTCTCGTGAACGCGCTCGTCTCCCGACCCCGACTGCTCTATCGCCAGGACATCCTGCCGCGCGCCCGCCGTGGCCCGATCCGCATCCTCGACATCGGCGCGGGTGGCGGAGACGTATGCCGGATGATCGCGGCGCGAGCGCGGCGAGCGGGTCTCGAGGTGGAGATCACGGCGCTGGACGCCGACGAGCGGGCGATCCGCTGGGCGGCGGAGCACGATGGAGGAGCCGGCATCGCATATCGCTGCGCCTTCTCGTCAGACCTCGTGGCGGAGGGCGAGCAGTTCGACGTGGTCTTCTCGAATCACGTGCTGCACCACCTCACCGGGGCGGAGCTCGACGGCCTGCTGCGGGACTCCGAGGCGCTCGTCGGCAGCGGCGGTGTCGTGGTGCACCGCGACATCGCCCGCACTCGACTCGCCTACGTGCTGTACGACGTCGCGACGCGGATCCTCGCGGGCACGCTGTTCCGGGGCTCGTTCATCCGAGAGGACGGCCTCATCAGCATCCGTCGCTCGTACACGAGGGGAGAACTCGCCGCGCTCGTGCCGTCCGGATGGACCGTGCACTTCGGACTCCCCTCGCGGCTGGAGCTGCGCAGGCGAGCCGACGCGGTCTCATGA
- a CDS encoding type III polyketide synthase, translated as MTRAAVLRSLRTIVPDTVIEQHEVRDIFASQPDVGRLAQRIIGASFNGSGIDTRHTVIRELSPAAGTDDKMFFDRETGRLQSPGTAARNDLYTREASRLFVEVARSALDADPDIVAADVTHVITASCTGFHAPGPEYEIVRGLGLSDSVQRYHLGFMGCYASLPALRAASQFCAADPTAVVLVVSVELCTVHLRSSEDPDLIVANSLFADGAAAGIVTARDLATPVPAVRLDGFHTAIAAEGEKDMAWTIGDHGFEMILSTKVPQIIGETIIGAIRPLYAREGELAAAFDEGRVGERVEHWAIHPGGRSILDRVQERLNLSDDQLFPARETLRENGNMSSATVLFVIKRILDAGAGDGSRVAAMAFGPGLTAESALMTVTTGIS; from the coding sequence ATGACCCGCGCTGCCGTGCTCCGCTCATTGCGGACGATCGTTCCCGACACCGTCATCGAGCAGCACGAGGTGCGCGACATCTTCGCCTCGCAGCCCGATGTCGGACGCCTCGCCCAGCGGATCATCGGGGCGTCGTTCAACGGCTCGGGCATCGACACCCGCCACACCGTCATCCGAGAGCTCTCGCCCGCGGCCGGCACGGACGACAAGATGTTCTTCGACCGTGAGACGGGCCGCCTGCAGTCGCCGGGCACCGCAGCCCGCAACGACCTCTATACGCGCGAGGCGTCGCGTCTCTTCGTGGAGGTGGCGCGCAGCGCCTTGGACGCAGACCCCGACATCGTCGCCGCAGACGTCACGCACGTCATCACCGCATCCTGCACGGGCTTCCACGCGCCGGGCCCCGAGTACGAGATCGTGCGCGGGCTGGGGCTGTCCGACAGCGTGCAGCGTTATCACCTCGGATTCATGGGCTGCTACGCCTCGCTGCCGGCGCTCCGTGCGGCGAGCCAGTTCTGCGCAGCCGACCCCACGGCCGTGGTGCTCGTGGTCAGCGTCGAGCTGTGCACCGTGCACCTTCGCTCGTCGGAGGACCCGGATCTCATCGTCGCCAACTCGCTCTTCGCCGACGGGGCGGCCGCCGGCATCGTCACCGCACGCGACCTCGCCACTCCTGTTCCTGCGGTGCGTCTCGACGGCTTCCACACGGCGATAGCCGCGGAGGGCGAGAAGGACATGGCCTGGACCATCGGCGACCACGGCTTCGAGATGATCCTGTCGACGAAGGTGCCGCAGATCATCGGGGAGACCATCATCGGTGCGATCCGTCCGCTGTACGCGCGCGAGGGCGAGCTCGCAGCCGCGTTCGACGAGGGGCGTGTGGGGGAGCGGGTGGAGCACTGGGCCATCCACCCCGGTGGACGCAGCATCCTCGACCGCGTGCAGGAGCGACTGAATCTCAGCGACGATCAGCTCTTCCCGGCCCGGGAGACGCTGCGCGAGAACGGCAACATGTCGAGCGCCACTGTGCTCTTCGTCATCAAGCGGATCCTCGACGCCGGCGCGGGGGACGGGTCGCGCGTCGCCGCGATGGCCTTCGGCCCTGGGCTGACCGCCGAGAGCGCACTGATGACGGTCACCACCGGCATCTCGTGA
- a CDS encoding CYTH domain-containing protein, producing MTEHPSESPSGSEPSRVVEVERKYDVDDSTPLPVWVGIPGVDAVSSGEVRELDARYFDTVDARLSRAGIALRRRTGGPDAGWHIKGPREGDGRLEIGWPLGEDDSIPDAVTETISRWATAPLTPLARIENTRTAYLLTGTAGVVAEFVDDRVRATDLRHDVQREWREWEFELGPAAPVDAAGRAALFDAVERVVSDAGGRDASSGSKLARALGF from the coding sequence ATGACTGAGCACCCCAGCGAGTCGCCGTCTGGCTCCGAGCCCTCCAGGGTCGTCGAGGTCGAGCGCAAGTACGACGTCGATGACTCCACGCCCCTTCCGGTGTGGGTGGGGATCCCCGGAGTGGATGCCGTGTCGTCCGGAGAGGTGCGCGAGCTCGACGCTCGCTACTTCGACACCGTCGATGCTCGGCTCTCCCGTGCAGGGATAGCCCTTCGTCGCCGCACCGGCGGCCCCGATGCCGGATGGCACATCAAGGGACCGCGAGAAGGTGACGGTCGCCTCGAGATCGGCTGGCCCCTGGGCGAAGACGACAGCATCCCGGATGCCGTGACCGAGACCATCTCGCGATGGGCGACGGCGCCGCTCACACCCCTCGCGCGGATCGAGAACACCCGCACGGCGTACCTGCTCACCGGGACGGCCGGAGTCGTCGCCGAGTTCGTCGATGACCGCGTTCGCGCGACCGATCTCCGACACGACGTGCAGCGGGAATGGCGGGAGTGGGAGTTCGAGCTCGGCCCCGCCGCGCCTGTCGATGCGGCGGGGCGAGCAGCCCTCTTCGACGCCGTGGAGCGGGTCGTCTCCGATGCCGGGGGTCGCGACGCGTCATCCGGCTCGAAGCTCGCGCGTGCTCTGGGTTTCTGA
- a CDS encoding prepilin peptidase: MDLRTVAVVTVHLALFAIACRLVAVDIRTHRLPNRIVLPTLAALIVLGVVDAITVGQSASLVRAVSGLLILGGFYAALRLLSRDGMGGGDVKLAAVIGLVLGWHSWQALAVGAASAFVLGAVFSLSLMMLRRADGSTRIAFGPWMIIGALLGILME, from the coding sequence ATGGATCTCCGTACTGTGGCCGTCGTGACCGTTCATCTGGCCCTGTTCGCGATCGCCTGCCGACTCGTCGCCGTCGACATCCGCACGCATCGGCTGCCGAACCGGATCGTGCTCCCCACCCTCGCGGCGCTCATCGTGCTCGGAGTCGTCGACGCCATCACGGTCGGCCAGAGCGCCTCATTGGTCAGGGCCGTATCCGGGTTGCTGATCCTCGGCGGCTTCTACGCGGCGCTCCGTCTGCTCAGCCGGGACGGCATGGGCGGAGGCGATGTCAAGCTCGCCGCCGTCATCGGTCTGGTCCTCGGATGGCACAGCTGGCAGGCGCTCGCCGTGGGAGCAGCATCCGCCTTCGTGCTCGGCGCCGTGTTCTCCCTCTCGCTGATGATGCTCCGCAGGGCGGACGGCTCCACGCGGATCGCCTTCGGACCGTGGATGATCATCGGCGCGCTCCTCGGCATCCTGATGGAGTGA
- a CDS encoding DNA polymerase Y family protein, whose protein sequence is MTAAPLRVLVLWLPDWPLRAALGGPPPHPPTALVHANTVVACTASAREHGVRAGQRRRVAQGHISSLRVMPHDPARDERAFLPVLQLIEKHAPGAALLRPGLAAVRARGIARYYDGEAEAGRALIDILTDAGFPEVRVGIADGPFTAELAARGSAPCTVVPAGLAKDFLAPLPVNVLRDEQLTGLLVRLGVRTLGDFAALDEIEVRDRFGERGARLHALAAGADSRAVVARPPDPELVRSIEFDSPLAGADQVAFAVRQTADAVMLALGEASVVCTEVRIDLTDDDGKVFSRPWLHPTCFDAADLVDRVRWQLEALGAESAKEPVDEARAFGGISLVRIVPVAVDDAAHHQPGLFGSGTDERLHHAISRVQTMLGHEGVVTAALSGGRWLADRQVLTPWGERSVAPRDPAQPWPGSLPDPLPAEVFRPPRPIGVLSPDGETVLVDERGALSAAPARIDGDDVQAWAGPWPIHERRWEDSGGKRGHRLQIVDDHDRAWLVFCTGGRWWAEGRYR, encoded by the coding sequence ATGACCGCCGCTCCACTTCGCGTCCTCGTCCTGTGGCTTCCCGATTGGCCGCTGAGAGCAGCTCTCGGCGGGCCACCGCCTCATCCGCCGACCGCTCTGGTGCATGCGAACACCGTCGTGGCGTGCACCGCATCGGCGAGGGAGCACGGCGTGCGCGCCGGCCAACGTCGCCGCGTCGCTCAGGGCCATATCTCTTCACTGCGCGTGATGCCCCACGACCCCGCCCGCGATGAGAGAGCGTTCCTCCCCGTGCTGCAACTCATCGAGAAGCACGCGCCCGGTGCGGCACTGCTGCGTCCAGGGCTGGCGGCGGTGCGGGCACGGGGCATCGCGCGCTATTACGACGGCGAGGCCGAGGCGGGGCGTGCCCTGATCGACATCCTCACCGACGCCGGGTTCCCCGAGGTGCGCGTGGGCATCGCCGACGGCCCCTTCACCGCCGAGCTCGCCGCGCGAGGGAGCGCACCGTGCACCGTCGTACCTGCAGGCCTCGCGAAGGACTTCCTCGCCCCACTCCCGGTGAACGTTCTGAGAGACGAGCAGCTCACCGGTCTGCTCGTCCGGCTCGGTGTGCGCACGCTCGGCGACTTCGCGGCCCTCGACGAGATCGAGGTGCGCGATCGCTTCGGCGAGCGCGGCGCGCGTCTGCACGCCCTCGCCGCCGGCGCCGATTCCCGCGCGGTGGTGGCACGACCTCCTGACCCCGAGCTCGTTCGCTCCATCGAGTTCGACTCGCCACTCGCCGGAGCCGATCAGGTGGCCTTCGCCGTGCGGCAGACGGCCGATGCGGTCATGCTCGCCCTCGGTGAGGCCTCGGTGGTGTGCACCGAGGTCCGCATCGACCTCACCGACGACGACGGCAAGGTGTTCTCGCGCCCCTGGCTGCATCCCACCTGCTTCGATGCCGCTGATCTCGTCGACCGGGTGCGCTGGCAGCTCGAAGCACTGGGAGCCGAATCCGCGAAGGAGCCGGTCGATGAGGCTCGTGCCTTCGGCGGAATCTCTCTGGTGCGGATCGTCCCCGTGGCGGTCGACGATGCCGCCCATCACCAGCCCGGCCTTTTCGGGTCCGGCACTGATGAACGCCTGCATCACGCCATCTCGCGCGTGCAGACGATGCTCGGCCACGAGGGCGTCGTCACCGCTGCCCTCTCCGGCGGGCGCTGGCTCGCCGATCGTCAGGTGCTCACTCCGTGGGGCGAACGCTCCGTCGCCCCCAGAGACCCAGCGCAGCCCTGGCCGGGGAGCCTTCCCGACCCTCTCCCCGCCGAGGTGTTCCGCCCTCCTCGCCCCATCGGAGTGCTCTCCCCTGACGGCGAGACAGTCCTCGTCGACGAACGGGGTGCGCTCTCGGCGGCGCCCGCTCGCATCGACGGCGACGACGTTCAGGCGTGGGCCGGTCCGTGGCCGATCCATGAACGCCGATGGGAGGACTCCGGCGGCAAGAGAGGGCACCGCCTGCAGATCGTCGACGATCATGATCGAGCCTGGCTCGTCTTCTGCACCGGAGGCCGGTGGTGGGCTGAGGGGAGGTACCGCTGA
- a CDS encoding error-prone DNA polymerase, translating into MGWHNPPLSWNELERTLSGEESPYPTGGIPPGSRPDPGPVSTKRTRNPPTSVSRPEDAVPYAELHAHSSYSFLDGASSPEDLLAEAERLGLTALALTDHDGFYGAARFAEVAELMDVSVQTVFGAELSLGLDAPQRGAPDPVGDHLLVLADGLEGYHRLSGAMTAAHLRGGEKGRPVYDLEELAAASDGHWTILTGCRKGGVRRGLEAGDAQTPLRRLVDLFGQDHVAVELFDHGDPLDTRRNDALADLARRMRLPVVATNNVHYAAPERASLAEAVAAVRAVRSMDELDGWLPTHGGAHLRSGAEMAARFRRHPGAISYGLELAAASAFSLRRARPALPKQEVPDGHTPMSWLRHLVWEAVPTKYPRLDADGRRRIGRELDVIEEKDFPGYFLIVHGIVAEARRRGILCQGRGSAAASAVCYLLGITAVDPILYRLPFERFLATTRQEEPDIDVDFDSDRREEIIQWVYREYGRERAAQVANVIQYRPKNAVRDMARALGYSPGQQDAWSRQVDGWSAGLEVADEHDIPANVLDYAGELLKAPRHLGIHSGGMVLTARPVGEVVPVEHARMENRTVIQWDKDDAAWMGLVKFDLLGLGMLAALQHCFDLIHDATGERWTLETLPKEEPAVYDMLCRADSIGVFQVESRAQIGLLPRLQPRAFYDLAIQIALIRPGPIQGGAVHPFVRRKMAKDALDEENLARAARGEEPVVLEIPYPHDDLKPILERTLGIPIFQEQLIQMATAIGDCTADEADLLRRAMGSKRGLEKIDKVRDKLYAGMTRRGLSAEQSDRIYAQIQAFANFGFAESHSLSFALLVYASSWLKLHYPAAFLAGLLRSQPMGFYSASTLTADARRHGVEVRRPDLHASGATETLEPLEGSPLRMPTGRDTCSDPLQPRVPRFDRSSPDESAAHRRDGAYAVRMGLSGVRGIGTQLAEKIVAEREAAGPFRDLNDLVRRTDATAAQLESLATAGAFECLGLQRREAIWLSGAAAEDRSRFLPGTTIAVQPPLFSDQSSYERLSADLWATGVSTDDHPMAHFRGLLRERGVLTSADLQSHETGRRIEVAGLVTHRQRPATAAGVTFLNLEDETGLVNVICSTGVWGRYHRVARDSPALIIRGILERSAEGVVNVLADAFEDLRTGVTHRSRDFR; encoded by the coding sequence ATGGGCTGGCACAACCCTCCCCTGTCCTGGAACGAGCTGGAGCGCACTCTCAGCGGCGAGGAATCGCCATACCCGACGGGAGGCATCCCGCCCGGCAGCCGACCCGACCCCGGCCCCGTCAGCACCAAGCGCACACGGAACCCACCGACGTCCGTCAGCAGGCCAGAGGACGCCGTCCCGTACGCCGAGCTGCATGCGCATTCGTCCTATTCCTTCCTCGACGGCGCCTCCTCACCGGAGGATCTGCTCGCCGAGGCCGAGCGTCTCGGACTCACTGCACTGGCGCTCACCGACCACGACGGCTTCTACGGTGCTGCCCGCTTCGCCGAGGTCGCAGAGCTGATGGATGTGAGCGTCCAGACCGTGTTCGGCGCAGAGCTCTCGCTCGGCCTCGACGCACCGCAGCGGGGCGCCCCCGATCCCGTCGGCGACCATCTGCTGGTGCTCGCCGACGGGCTGGAGGGCTACCACCGTCTCTCCGGCGCGATGACGGCCGCCCACCTGCGCGGTGGCGAGAAGGGCCGCCCCGTCTACGACCTCGAGGAGCTGGCAGCCGCCTCAGACGGGCACTGGACGATCCTCACCGGATGCCGGAAGGGCGGGGTCCGCCGTGGCCTAGAGGCGGGAGATGCTCAGACGCCGCTGCGCCGACTGGTGGATCTGTTCGGCCAGGATCACGTCGCCGTCGAGCTCTTTGACCACGGCGACCCGCTGGACACACGACGCAACGACGCTCTCGCCGATCTCGCCAGACGGATGCGACTGCCGGTGGTGGCGACGAACAACGTGCACTATGCAGCGCCCGAGCGTGCATCACTGGCCGAAGCGGTCGCCGCCGTGCGCGCCGTGCGCAGCATGGACGAGCTCGACGGGTGGCTTCCGACTCACGGAGGAGCGCATCTGCGCAGCGGCGCGGAGATGGCAGCGCGCTTCCGGCGCCACCCCGGTGCGATCTCCTACGGCCTCGAACTCGCCGCAGCGTCGGCCTTCTCCCTCCGCCGTGCACGACCTGCCCTCCCGAAGCAGGAGGTCCCTGACGGACACACGCCGATGAGCTGGCTGCGCCACCTGGTGTGGGAGGCCGTGCCGACGAAGTATCCGCGCCTGGATGCCGACGGCCGTCGCAGGATCGGACGCGAGCTCGATGTGATCGAGGAGAAGGACTTCCCCGGCTACTTCCTCATCGTGCACGGCATCGTCGCCGAGGCGCGCCGTCGCGGCATCCTGTGCCAGGGGCGCGGCTCGGCCGCGGCGAGCGCCGTCTGCTATCTGCTCGGCATCACCGCCGTCGACCCGATCCTCTACCGTCTGCCCTTCGAGCGCTTCCTCGCGACGACCCGACAGGAAGAACCGGACATCGATGTCGATTTCGACTCGGATCGCCGCGAGGAGATCATCCAGTGGGTGTACCGCGAGTACGGACGCGAACGTGCGGCACAGGTGGCGAACGTCATCCAGTACCGTCCGAAGAACGCGGTGCGCGACATGGCGAGAGCTCTCGGCTACTCCCCGGGACAGCAGGATGCCTGGTCCCGGCAGGTCGATGGGTGGAGCGCCGGGCTCGAGGTGGCCGACGAGCACGACATCCCGGCGAACGTGCTCGACTACGCGGGCGAACTGCTGAAGGCTCCCCGGCATCTCGGCATCCACTCCGGCGGCATGGTGCTCACCGCGCGCCCTGTCGGCGAGGTCGTTCCCGTCGAGCATGCACGCATGGAGAACCGCACGGTGATCCAGTGGGACAAAGACGACGCGGCCTGGATGGGGCTGGTGAAGTTCGATCTCCTCGGGCTCGGGATGCTGGCTGCGCTCCAGCACTGCTTCGACCTGATCCACGACGCCACGGGTGAGCGGTGGACGCTCGAGACCCTTCCGAAAGAAGAGCCGGCCGTCTACGACATGCTCTGCCGCGCCGACTCGATCGGGGTGTTCCAGGTCGAATCCCGTGCGCAGATCGGCCTTCTCCCCCGCCTGCAGCCTCGGGCCTTCTACGACCTCGCCATCCAGATCGCGCTGATCCGCCCCGGACCCATCCAGGGCGGGGCCGTGCATCCCTTCGTCCGCCGCAAGATGGCGAAGGATGCGCTCGACGAGGAGAATCTCGCCAGAGCCGCCCGTGGCGAAGAGCCCGTGGTGCTCGAGATCCCGTATCCGCACGATGACCTCAAGCCGATCCTCGAGCGGACACTGGGCATCCCGATCTTCCAGGAGCAGCTGATCCAGATGGCGACGGCCATCGGCGACTGCACCGCCGACGAGGCCGATCTGCTCAGACGCGCGATGGGGTCCAAGCGCGGGCTCGAGAAGATCGACAAGGTGCGAGACAAGCTCTACGCGGGGATGACCAGACGCGGACTCTCCGCCGAGCAGTCGGATCGCATCTACGCGCAGATCCAGGCCTTCGCGAACTTCGGATTCGCAGAGTCCCACTCGTTGTCCTTCGCGCTCCTGGTCTATGCGAGCTCCTGGCTCAAGCTGCACTATCCCGCGGCGTTCCTCGCGGGGCTCCTCCGGTCGCAGCCGATGGGCTTCTACTCCGCGTCGACACTCACCGCGGATGCACGACGACACGGGGTCGAGGTGCGTCGACCCGATCTGCACGCCTCGGGGGCCACCGAGACTCTCGAACCCCTCGAGGGCTCACCGCTGCGGATGCCGACGGGGCGGGACACCTGCAGCGACCCTCTGCAGCCCCGGGTGCCGCGCTTCGATCGCTCCTCACCGGACGAGTCGGCGGCACACCGTCGAGATGGCGCCTATGCGGTGCGCATGGGTCTCAGCGGTGTGCGCGGCATCGGCACTCAACTGGCGGAGAAGATCGTCGCCGAGCGCGAGGCGGCCGGACCTTTCCGCGATCTGAACGATCTGGTGAGGCGCACGGATGCCACCGCTGCGCAGCTGGAGTCCCTGGCGACCGCCGGCGCGTTCGAGTGCCTCGGCCTCCAGCGCAGAGAGGCGATCTGGCTGTCCGGGGCAGCCGCTGAAGACCGATCCCGGTTCCTTCCCGGCACGACGATCGCCGTGCAACCGCCGCTGTTCAGCGATCAGTCCAGCTATGAGCGGCTCTCCGCAGATCTCTGGGCGACCGGCGTCTCGACCGACGACCATCCGATGGCGCATTTCCGCGGGCTCCTGCGCGAACGGGGCGTGCTCACCTCAGCAGATCTGCAGAGCCACGAGACGGGGCGACGCATCGAGGTCGCCGGTCTTGTGACCCACCGTCAACGTCCGGCGACCGCAGCCGGTGTCACCTTCCTCAACCTCGAGGATGAGACCGGTCTCGTCAACGTCATCTGCTCGACTGGGGTGTGGGGTCGTTACCACCGGGTGGCGCGCGATTCTCCTGCGCTGATCATCCGCGGCATCCTCGAGCGTTCAGCGGAGGGCGTCGTGAACGTCCTCGCCGACGCGTTCGAAGATCTCCGAACGGGGGTGACGCATCGTTCGAGGGACTTCCGGTGA
- a CDS encoding DUF72 domain-containing protein: MTAARAAQVRIGVSGWRYASWRGDFYPRGLPQRRELEHIGQHFPTVELNGSFYSLQRPDSYRRWRSEVPDDFSFAIKGSRYVTHMLRLRDTEQALANFFASGILALGTQLGPILWQLPEREKFDAEVLERFLDSLPRTTGDAQKLAMTHDSRLDGRAWTELESDQPIRYAIEPRSQTFDDPEALRILSHHGASLVIADTAGRWPRFDALTSEVVYVRLHGAQMLYHSAYTAAELDEWADLLCAWSDGTGAGDGRPRDVYVYFDNDARGHAPHDAAALQALVAARTGS; the protein is encoded by the coding sequence ATGACCGCCGCACGCGCTGCGCAGGTGAGGATAGGCGTGTCGGGCTGGCGGTACGCCAGCTGGCGGGGTGACTTCTATCCCCGGGGTCTGCCTCAACGCCGGGAGCTCGAGCACATCGGACAGCACTTCCCCACCGTCGAGCTCAACGGATCGTTCTACTCGCTGCAACGCCCGGATAGCTACCGTCGCTGGCGCAGCGAGGTGCCTGACGACTTCAGCTTCGCCATCAAGGGATCCCGCTATGTGACGCACATGCTGCGGCTCCGCGACACGGAACAGGCACTCGCCAACTTCTTCGCCTCCGGCATCCTCGCCCTCGGAACCCAACTCGGACCGATCCTCTGGCAGCTGCCGGAGCGTGAGAAGTTCGACGCCGAAGTCCTGGAACGATTCCTCGATTCACTCCCCCGCACGACGGGCGATGCTCAGAAGCTGGCGATGACGCACGACTCGCGTCTCGACGGACGAGCCTGGACGGAGCTGGAGAGCGACCAGCCGATCCGTTACGCGATCGAGCCGAGGTCGCAGACATTCGACGATCCTGAGGCACTGCGCATCCTCAGTCACCACGGCGCTTCGCTCGTCATCGCCGACACCGCCGGCAGATGGCCGCGTTTCGACGCCCTGACGAGCGAGGTCGTCTATGTCCGGCTTCATGGCGCACAGATGCTCTATCACAGCGCCTACACCGCCGCCGAGCTCGACGAATGGGCCGACCTGCTCTGCGCCTGGTCGGACGGCACGGGCGCCGGCGACGGCCGACCGCGCGACGTGTACGTCTACTTCGACAACGACGCGCGCGGGCACGCACCGCACGATGCGGCAGCGCTCCAGGCGCTCGTCGCCGCACGCACCGGATCCTGA
- a CDS encoding TetR/AcrR family transcriptional regulator, giving the protein MPRPSSPLLSPDIIGAAGLALSRAGEPFGVNAIARRLGVRPSSLYNHVDGMDGIIELMRGRLVEDYRVRPEEKQWDDFLVDLLRQQRQMYADHPQLVPLLIGKTITHPAVIAAYDDLATALVDGGFPEDEVLTVIAIIDAFAIGFGLDLASPDEVWEPGEGTRTLGRVMEGAERGTARADRTFELGVGLLVDSLRARLTR; this is encoded by the coding sequence ATGCCCAGGCCGTCGAGCCCCCTGCTGTCCCCCGACATCATCGGCGCGGCAGGCCTCGCGCTGTCGAGGGCCGGAGAGCCGTTCGGGGTGAACGCGATCGCGCGCAGGCTCGGTGTCCGGCCCTCTTCGCTGTACAACCACGTCGACGGCATGGACGGCATCATCGAGCTGATGCGCGGCCGTCTGGTCGAGGACTACCGGGTGAGGCCCGAGGAGAAGCAGTGGGACGACTTCCTGGTCGATCTGCTCAGACAGCAGCGCCAGATGTATGCCGATCACCCGCAGCTCGTACCGCTGCTGATCGGTAAGACGATCACTCATCCGGCGGTCATCGCCGCCTACGACGACCTGGCGACCGCTCTCGTCGACGGCGGTTTCCCCGAGGACGAGGTGCTCACGGTGATCGCGATCATTGACGCATTCGCGATCGGGTTCGGCCTCGATCTGGCATCGCCGGACGAGGTCTGGGAGCCCGGGGAGGGGACGCGGACGCTCGGGCGCGTGATGGAGGGCGCGGAGCGCGGGACAGCCCGCGCGGATCGGACCTTCGAACTCGGCGTCGGGTTGCTGGTCGATTCGCTCCGTGCTCGCCTCACCCGATGA
- a CDS encoding MFS transporter, with amino-acid sequence MTAIDLSTRVPLRLPTATATFAIGIAGYLGVNLSPYMITAAQTGLGMDVLAASWLVTATLLLTAVTGLAIAPLCAGSHRRAVARTGLAIAAVGFATAAAVPALILPGLLVGGAGAGGAVAASGAALAAFRNPDRVAGFNGLANRGVITIVLAVIPLIGLAPIDVFGALALFSIVGLLVSAWLPAAPVLDPQAGAAVAEAMPIDVPPTGTVRLSPARSRTVTIAGFGLLVVFALWAASEDSLWAMAGVMGAEQTGLTPEGLGLALSGATAGGLIGSVLLMVVGSRLGRALPLAVLLVAGGVLKIVEGFTSDPTAFIIVFIAWNTVYAIAFMYFVSTSAALDADGRWSGPLLAVYLVGSALTPVIGAALVGVLGFEGFAVALGIASFVLAVPASAIALLSTRLERAAAHEETLR; translated from the coding sequence ATGACCGCCATCGACCTCAGCACCCGGGTTCCGCTCCGGTTGCCCACCGCCACCGCCACGTTCGCGATCGGAATCGCCGGCTACCTGGGCGTGAACCTGTCGCCCTACATGATCACCGCCGCTCAGACGGGTCTCGGCATGGACGTGCTCGCGGCCAGCTGGCTCGTCACAGCGACTCTTCTGCTCACGGCTGTCACCGGGCTGGCCATCGCCCCCCTCTGCGCCGGCAGTCATCGGCGGGCCGTAGCCAGAACCGGACTCGCCATCGCCGCGGTCGGCTTCGCCACCGCCGCTGCGGTCCCCGCTCTCATCCTTCCGGGGCTGCTCGTCGGCGGTGCGGGAGCCGGTGGGGCCGTCGCCGCCTCGGGCGCCGCTCTCGCCGCGTTCCGCAACCCCGACAGGGTCGCCGGATTCAACGGTCTCGCGAATCGCGGCGTGATCACGATCGTGCTGGCCGTGATCCCCCTCATCGGGCTCGCCCCGATCGATGTCTTCGGGGCGCTGGCGCTCTTCAGCATCGTGGGCCTGCTCGTCTCGGCCTGGTTGCCCGCGGCGCCTGTGCTCGACCCGCAGGCCGGCGCCGCCGTCGCCGAGGCGATGCCGATCGATGTGCCGCCGACCGGCACGGTGCGGCTCTCCCCCGCGCGCTCGCGGACCGTCACCATCGCCGGTTTCGGTCTTCTCGTCGTGTTCGCGCTGTGGGCGGCGAGCGAGGACTCGCTCTGGGCCATGGCAGGCGTCATGGGTGCTGAGCAGACCGGGCTGACCCCCGAAGGCCTGGGCCTCGCGCTCAGCGGCGCGACGGCGGGCGGCTTGATCGGATCGGTGCTGCTCATGGTCGTCGGATCTCGGCTCGGAAGAGCACTGCCGCTCGCGGTGCTGCTGGTGGCCGGAGGCGTCCTGAAGATCGTCGAGGGGTTCACCTCAGATCCGACCGCGTTCATCATCGTGTTCATCGCGTGGAACACCGTCTACGCGATCGCCTTCATGTACTTCGTCTCGACCTCAGCCGCCCTCGATGCCGACGGCCGCTGGTCGGGCCCCCTCCTGGCCGTCTACCTCGTCGGCTCGGCACTCACACCGGTGATCGGTGCGGCATTGGTCGGCGTGCTCGGCTTCGAGGGATTCGCCGTCGCACTGGGTATCGCCAGCTTCGTTCTCGCCGTGCCCGCAAGCGCGATCGCCCTGCTCTCGACACGCCTCGAGCGTGCCGCCGCCCATGAGGAGACGCTCCGATGA